From the Nostoc sp. PCC 7107 genome, the window TGCTTGGACTGCCCAATTATCAGGATAGTTAATTTTTATTCCCTGAGCAGCATAGTTGAGAAAGTTAGTTGTATTAATTTTGATTTGAGATAAAATTATCGCTGCGACTGCAACTGCTGCGGCTGTAATTCCTAACCCCATCAAAAATTTTTTTGGCAAAGATTGTTGCAGCTTAGTTAATGGTGCTTTGTCCAACATTTCTAATGCTTGCAATACTGACTCGGCTGTAGGGTAACGCTGACGAAAATCATAGCGCACCATTTTATCTAAAATACTGGCAAACTGTGGGCTAACTTTGACTTTGTTACGCCAATCAATTTCCCCCGTAGCCGGGTTTCTGGGTAATGAGTGACTACCACCAGCCGGATTTATCCCTGTTAAAGCCAGGATAGCAATGATGCCCACTGCATAGATATCGCTACTGAGATGGGGATTGCTATTAGCTTGTTCACTAGGCATATAACCAGGTGTACCAATAGCAACAGTAAAACTTGTTTGCCCAGAGGTGCTAGTCATTTGGGTACTAACTTGTTTAACTGCACCAAAGTCAATTAACACTATTTTGCCATCTGATTCTCTGCGGCGAATATTCTCCGGTTTAATGTCACGATGAATAACATGATTTTGATGCACAAATGCTAAAACCGCCAGTATATCTTTTAACAGTTGAATAACAGCAGATTCAGTTAATTTATCACTGAAAGGCGGGAGTTCTTGTTTGAGATCATGACCGGGAATAAATTCTTGTACTAAAAAGAATTCTTTTTCTTCGGCAAAGTGAGCCAATAATTGCGGGATTTGGTCATGTTTCCCTAACATTTCCAAAATAGCGGCTTCTAAATCAAAAAAGCGTTTAGCTGCATTTAAGGTATAGGGATCATTCGCCATTGGCTTAAATTGCTTGACAACACACTGGGGATTTCCCGGTCGTTGCATATCTTGAGCTACAAAAGTCGTGCCAAATCCTCCCCGCCCCAATTGAGTCAGAATTTGGTAGCGTCCCCCGACCGTTTGACCCAGCATGAAGTTTCCCCTCTCTTTGAG encodes:
- a CDS encoding serine/threonine-protein kinase, which gives rise to MLGQTVGGRYQILTQLGRGGFGTTFVAQDMQRPGNPQCVVKQFKPMANDPYTLNAAKRFFDLEAAILEMLGKHDQIPQLLAHFAEEKEFFLVQEFIPGHDLKQELPPFSDKLTESAVIQLLKDILAVLAFVHQNHVIHRDIKPENIRRRESDGKIVLIDFGAVKQVSTQMTSTSGQTSFTVAIGTPGYMPSEQANSNPHLSSDIYAVGIIAILALTGINPAGGSHSLPRNPATGEIDWRNKVKVSPQFASILDKMVRYDFRQRYPTAESVLQALEMLDKAPLTKLQQSLPKKFLMGLGITAAAVAVAAIILSQIKINTTNFLNYAAQGIKINYPDNWAVQATPNAVTQDIVTFLSPKQSHADQFPELLTIRVEPLASTLDESKDLFIREVKNTIDDAQIESSNETTLANKRANQLVFTGKSDTGRLKSLQVWTLQNDNAYIITYTATLEDYHKFLPVAEKMIQSFVIE